One stretch of Candidatus Bathyarchaeia archaeon DNA includes these proteins:
- a CDS encoding ABC transporter ATP-binding protein, whose protein sequence is MKNNLLIETRNLVQSYSRKNGSQVKALDGVNLAVFKGEFLAVVGRSGSGKTTLLNLIGALSRPTSGEVLFEGKNLSGFSNQDLALLRREKIGFIFQTFNLLPALTVFENVESALVHSSMSKEKIAEKISALLAFLDLTDKSGMLPLELSVGQQQKVAIARALVKDPTIIIADEPTGEMDPISGKEIVAKLLELNRESKITIIVASHGTFPYAEADRTVFLKDGKLVMQY, encoded by the coding sequence ATGAAAAACAATCTGCTAATAGAAACAAGGAACTTAGTGCAAAGCTATTCCCGAAAGAATGGTTCACAAGTCAAAGCGTTGGATGGCGTTAACCTTGCGGTTTTCAAAGGTGAATTTTTGGCAGTGGTGGGGCGTTCCGGCAGCGGAAAAACCACGCTGCTAAACCTCATTGGCGCCCTAAGTCGACCCACCTCCGGCGAAGTGTTGTTTGAAGGTAAGAACCTAAGTGGCTTCTCAAATCAAGATTTAGCGCTGCTGAGAAGAGAAAAAATAGGTTTCATTTTTCAGACCTTCAATCTTTTGCCCGCGTTGACTGTGTTTGAAAATGTGGAGTCCGCTTTGGTTCATTCGTCGATGTCCAAGGAGAAAATTGCTGAAAAAATCTCTGCTTTGTTGGCGTTTCTTGATTTAACTGACAAGTCTGGTATGTTGCCTCTTGAGTTAAGCGTTGGGCAACAGCAGAAGGTGGCTATTGCACGGGCTCTGGTTAAGGACCCAACAATAATAATTGCCGATGAACCCACTGGCGAAATGGACCCCATATCTGGGAAAGAGATTGTGGCAAAACTCTTGGAGCTTAATCGCGAATCAAAAATAACGATTATTGTTGCAAGCCACGGCACATTTCCCTACGCTGAAGCTGACCGCACAGTATTCCTCAAGGATGGCAAACTTGTCATGCAATATTAA